The nucleotide window aattcaaatccagatctaTAAGCCCCTGAGCCTGTAGTCTTATGCACTAGGACTGTCCCTCTCCATCCCTACAAGGAATAGCACCTTCTGAGCCTTCAGATGGAGTTTTAccccttcactcattcattcactaagaAACACTAGCTGGGTATGGATCACAGGCCAGGACACTGAAGACCCAGCAGTGAGTAGGATAGACATGTCCCCCGGCCTCACAGAGTTTACAGGCTGGTGAGGGTGGGGCCATTTTCTGAATGCAATTGAAAACTCTATGGGGCGGAGTCCAGCAAACTGAGAAAAGTGATCAGCCTGGGAATCCTTCTTGGGAGACAGGGGAAGAAGAGTACTGGAACTGAAATTCTGTGCCCAGCTGGCTGTATAGccttgagaaaagaaagagaaagagaaaagagaaaagaagagaaagttttctcttctcctctggcCTTTGGTTTTCCTACAAGTAAAATGGGGAAACTGAACCAGCTTCCCTGGCTGATGATGGTGGAAGCAGTTTCCAAAGAGGGTCCACACAGTAGCTGGAATAAGCATCCATCCTTTCAATAGATGGTACCCTTTGACATCAGAGAGGCAAAATCTGCCAGAACCAGGTAGGTCTTTGGCTCATGCGGTAGTGCCCTAGCTCCCACACTAATAATCACTAGGGTGATTGTCACACTCACCTAgagaacataaaaaatgaaattctctggggcacccaagtggctcagtcatttaagccccggactcttgatttcagctcaggtcatgatctcatgggtcatgaggtGAAGCCCCGCATGGGAGTGcacactcactggggagtctgcttgagaatctttctctccctctcccacagtCCCTCCACCCCTATTCAGGCACtcgatatctctctctctctctcataaataaataaataaatataaataaataaataaataaataaataaataaataatcgtttttaaaaacctaaattctCAGATCTCATCCCAGACCTAATGAATAAGAACCTACAAAAATGGGGTCCTGCCACCTATATTTTTAATCATACCCCCAAGGAGTCTTACCCACCAATCCATGTTCCAGCTGGCTTCTGTGATCCTAACGTGTAGCAAATCCTTCATAAACATTTGTGCAATGAATGAATGCTCAAGACCCATACTTTcattctacagatggggaaactgagacccagagggaggaaggaacctGTCCAGAGTAAGGTTAGAACTCACATCCATCTGATTCAGCCCATGGTTATTTGGCCTGGGAAAAGATCAGTATGGCTGTTGAGAACTTAATCCCTTTGACAGTGTGTTGACTATCAATCCGATGCTTTCCTATTCATCTATATTATTAGGTTATCAGAAAATTCTTCTGGTTTCTTCCCCCCTCAAAAACAATGCCCCCACCACACTAAGTATTTCCTACCCCTGGCCTACTCTCTTCTCCTGCTTATCCTCTCTTACTCCACTCACCGGTCCACTCTTAAGCCCTCTCCACACTCTGCCAGGTTGAGTTCTTctgaccacctcccctccagccacttGCTCTTGCCTCTTAATGGAACTTATCACAGGGAATTCTAACTCTCTATTTCCATAGCATCTCTTCCAGACCATGAGCTTTTGGAGATAGGAACTGTGTCTTACTAAAAACACTTAGAAAGTTGTTACCCAGATGGCCCAGTACTGACCCTGACAAAAGATCACCACCCAAGATGGCATATCAAAATTGCTCCAGTTTTTCCCTTCCTTGTCAAACAACTTGCAACGACTCTGCTTCTTAaagtgtccctgcctctcccacctctTCCCTTACACTCCACATTTGCTCCTTCACTTCTCCAACACTGGCCCCAAAAATGTTTCCCCTTGAACTCAGCCTCCCTTCtcacttcttttgtctttttttttaagattttatttatttattcatgacagacacagagagagagggagaggcagagacacagacggagaagcaggctccatgcagggagcccaatgtgggactccatcccgggtctccaggatcacaccccaggctgaaggtggcgctaaaccactgggccaccggggctgcccttctttggtcttttttaaagattttgtttatttctttagagagtataaatggagggaggggcagaaggaaagggagagagaatctcaagcagactccacactgagtgcggAGTCCAATATGTGGCTTGATCACATAACCCCGAGACCATGTCCTGAACCTAAAAtaacagacacttaaccgactgagccattcaggcccCACTTTTGTCTCCTAACTAGACTGCAGAAGGCCAAAAGAATTGCCTAGCAAGACTAAGCTGTCCTCAGGAGCCAGACAGAAGAGCTGAATGAACCCTCCTTAGGGAGGGGGaaccaaagaaatattttgtctCCAGTGCCCTGCCTACAGAAGGAAtcaatgaatgagaaaatgtagTAAGGTGTTATGAGCCCAACTTTTCACAAAGAGAAACCGAGGCGCAGAGAGGATTGGTGGTTTTCCCAAGGCGACACAGAGAATAATGGCAGAATTTGTCTCCCAAACCTGTCCAAGTAGAAGCCTCAGCCCCACCACACCCATCAGACCATCCCAACCCCTCCTTTCTCAGACAGGGCCCTCTGGCCAAGAGGTAGGTACCCTTGGAGAATGGGCCTGTGGTCACTCTGTTGCAGGATGAAAGCTGGAGCCAGGATTCGTGCCTGCAGGTGGGCAGCGCCTATGTCATTGTGTACTCCATCGCGGACAGAGGCAGTTTCGAGAGTGCCTCTGAGCTCCGCATTCAGCTGCGGCGCACACATCAGGCAGACCACGTGCCCATCATCCTGGTGGGCAACAAGGCCGACCTGGCACGCTGCCGGGAAGTTTCCGTGGAAGGTGAGCCCTCTACTCCCCCCTCTTCCACTTCCTCTCAGCCTGCTGACACTGCTCCTTCTCCAGTGCTCTCCATCTCAGGGGCTGTCACCCCACCCCCGATCCCTGTCCCCATCCTGCATCTATTTGCCTAAGCCTGAAAGCTAGAAACTATTCTTgcttcctctcccactcccccaaaCCAGTCCCCAGATCCTGTCAGGTCCACCTCCCATAACCCCATGTTCCCTTCCCCCTATGCCCACCACTTCTGCCCTATCCAGGTATCTCCACCTTAGCATGGGCCCCCGTACTTCTCTCTCCCCATTCAATCAGTTCTCCTCGCCAGCTACCAGAGTTTTCCAAAACCAGATCTGACCTTGTCATTACTTTGCTTAGAAATTCCCCATGGCTCTCCCATGCCCTCAGTCAGAGACACTTTATCCACCAGGCATGACAGGCCCTGTGCCTACAAGCTTTCCAAGGGTTTACATCTGGGATCTGAAACAATTATTAGTTCCAAAACACAGTGAGAAAATTGCACATTAAAATTTCACAAAGCTTTAGTCATCTACAAAACACAATATGGTGGCAGCTgagaactgcaaatcaaaacgtTTGGTTATATGTGATTTGTATTTAAAGTGGAATGGGGAATATTTGGATACGTTTGATAATATGTGGGATCCATAAAGACCTCAAAATGACCCTTCTCGCAgggcaaaaatctaaaaaaaaatatgaaaactgagAGCCAGAGAGGGTAAGCCAGTTCCACCAGCCACTAGGGACTAGAACCGAGGCCCCCGTCTCCCAGCCCAGTGGCTTCCTGAAGATAGAAGACCATTTGCTTTCTGAGCAGACATCTCCAAATTCCCCAACATAATCCCCGGGGGAGATTTTGTTAAAACGCTGGTTCCCAGACCTCATCCCACCCTAGTGAATCAGTCTTTCCTGGTGGGCTCGGGAATCAGCATTTTAACAAGCCCCGCCCCGGATAATCCTGATACACAGCGCAGACCCCTTACCTGGCGTGCAAGACCCTTCCTAGCCTCTCTGTCTTTCCAGCCTCCTTCTGCTACCAGTTACCAGTCACTGCCCTGGGGACTAACTCCTCAGAGCCAGGTCTCATGCCTGGCGCCCAGGGCAAGGTAGGACCAAAAGAAAAAGTGCTTGGCCTGGGACTCAACACCCTTCTTCCCACCTTTATGTTCCCCTCTACCTGGCgcacccggccccgccccgccccgccccgccccgccccgccccgcagagGGCCGCGCCTGCGCAGTGGTGTTCGACTGCAAGTTCATCGAGACGTCGGCCGCGCTGCAGCACAACGTGGCGGAGCTCTTCGAGGGCGTGGTGCGCCAACTGCGCCTGCGCCGCCGGGACAGCGCGGCCCCGGAGCCCTCGGTGCCCCGGCGGCGGGCGAGCCTCGGCCAGCGGGCCCGCCGCTTCCTGGCCCGCCTGACGGCCCGCAGCGCCCGCCGCCGGGCGCTCAAGGCCCGCTCCAAGTCCTGCCACAACCTGGCCGTGCTCTGAGGCCGCCGCCGCCCTAGGGGTGACGGAACACTGGGCTGCATTCCGAGCTCCCGATGCCACCGAGGGGCCACGCCGGCGTCGCCCGGAGTCTGCGCAGTGGGCTGTGCCTGCCGGCTGCCCCGGGGCCGGGAGCATCTTTGGGGCCGCAGCTTCAAGGACCTCACCGCCTCGGGAAGCAGTGGACAGACCATGGGGCCGAAGCCTCAAGCTGGACGCAGAGTAGGGATTTTTATGCGGTGCGAGCCTTTTTGTAAAAATCTTCCCTGTCCCTGGGCTCTGGCCAACTCCCCACAATAAACCAGACCAGAGGGGTATCCAGTCTGAATGCCCAGATCTCGTCTTTTGGGCTCTTCCAGCATCT belongs to Canis lupus familiaris isolate Mischka breed German Shepherd chromosome 24, alternate assembly UU_Cfam_GSD_1.0, whole genome shotgun sequence and includes:
- the REM1 gene encoding GTP-binding protein REM 1, which codes for MTLNTQQEAKTPLRRRASTPLPLSPRGYQPGLLCTAPITKSQHPRLGQSASLNPPTRQPSPAPNGWSSESSDSEGSWEALYRVVLLGDPGVGKTSLASLFAGKQERDLHEQLGEDVYERTLTVDGEDTTLVVMDTWEPEKRDESWSQDSCLQVGSAYVIVYSIADRGSFESASELRIQLRRTHQADHVPIILVGNKADLARCREVSVEEGRACAVVFDCKFIETSAALQHNVAELFEGVVRQLRLRRRDSAAPEPSVPRRRASLGQRARRFLARLTARSARRRALKARSKSCHNLAVL